Proteins encoded in a region of the Mucispirillum schaedleri ASF457 genome:
- the aroC gene encoding chorismate synthase encodes MYSNSYGECFRITTFGESHGAAVGVIIDGCPSGLELNNDDIQKELDRRKPGQSKVSTLRKEDDMVEILSGVFEGKTTGTPIALIVKNMSQRSQDYNEIKDLFRPGHADFTYFKKFGIRDYRGGGRASARETIGRVAAGAVAKKILALKGIDIFGFIVQIENVKAENFDKEFIEQNPVRTADRQAYPLMEEAILKAKKELDSVGGVVELCIKNIPAGIGEPVFDRLNARLAYAIMSIPAVKGVEFGAGFKAASMRGNENNDEITPDYFLSNNSGGTLGGISSGQDIVLRFAVKPTSSILIPKKTIDINGQPKEIVTKGRHDPCVAPRGVVVAEAMAALTIVDMMMIHTGRNII; translated from the coding sequence TATTCAAATTCCTATGGAGAATGTTTTAGAATAACTACATTTGGAGAAAGTCACGGTGCAGCAGTAGGTGTAATAATAGACGGCTGCCCGTCAGGTTTAGAATTAAACAATGATGATATACAAAAAGAGCTTGATAGGAGAAAGCCGGGGCAGAGCAAAGTTTCTACTCTCCGTAAAGAAGATGATATGGTGGAAATTCTTTCAGGAGTATTTGAAGGCAAAACAACAGGGACACCAATAGCTTTAATAGTTAAGAATATGAGCCAGAGAAGTCAGGATTATAATGAGATAAAAGACTTATTTCGTCCGGGTCATGCAGATTTTACATACTTTAAAAAATTTGGCATTAGAGATTACAGGGGTGGCGGCAGGGCATCTGCCAGAGAAACAATAGGCAGAGTTGCTGCTGGTGCTGTTGCAAAAAAAATACTGGCATTAAAAGGCATAGATATTTTTGGTTTTATTGTGCAGATTGAGAATGTAAAAGCAGAAAATTTTGATAAAGAATTTATAGAGCAAAACCCTGTGCGGACAGCAGACAGGCAGGCTTATCCATTAATGGAAGAAGCTATTTTAAAGGCTAAAAAAGAGCTTGATTCTGTAGGCGGAGTAGTGGAGCTTTGTATAAAAAATATACCTGCTGGCATAGGGGAGCCAGTTTTTGACAGGCTTAATGCAAGACTTGCTTATGCGATTATGAGTATTCCTGCTGTGAAAGGTGTAGAGTTTGGGGCAGGGTTTAAAGCTGCATCTATGCGTGGAAATGAAAATAATGATGAAATCACACCAGATTATTTCCTTTCAAATAATTCAGGCGGCACTCTTGGCGGCATATCTTCTGGGCAGGATATAGTATTAAGGTTTGCAGTAAAGCCTACATCATCTATTTTAATACCAAAAAAGACAATAGATATAAATGGACAACCAAAAGAGATTGTTACAAAAGGCAGGCATGACCCGTGTGTTGCTCCCCGTGGAGTAGTTGTTGCAGAAGCTATGGCTGCATTAACTATTGTTGATATGATGATGATACATACTGGCAGGAATATTATATGA